Proteins encoded by one window of Kribbella italica:
- a CDS encoding ABC transporter ATP-binding protein, which produces MDSVTKTYQTGTTRVQALDGVSLGLRRGSFTAVMGPSGSGKSTFLHCAAGLDQPTSGTVWLGDTELTRLDEKQLTVQRRTRIGFVFQAYNLIPSLSVRDNLTLPLRFSGVPVDEAWLAQVVREVGLTDRLTHRPSELSGGQQQRVAIARALITRPEAVFADEPTGALDSRTGKQVLQLMRSLVDSLGQTILMVTHDPIAASWADRVVFLADGRLAGELTEPTADTVAAHLTHLGEW; this is translated from the coding sequence CTGGACTCGGTGACGAAGACCTACCAGACCGGGACGACTCGGGTGCAGGCGCTTGACGGCGTCTCGCTCGGCCTGCGGCGGGGGAGTTTCACGGCGGTGATGGGACCGTCGGGCTCGGGCAAGAGCACGTTCCTGCACTGCGCCGCCGGGCTCGACCAGCCGACGTCCGGCACCGTCTGGCTCGGCGACACCGAGCTGACCCGGCTCGACGAGAAGCAGTTGACCGTGCAGCGCCGGACCCGGATCGGGTTCGTCTTCCAGGCCTACAACCTGATCCCGTCGCTGTCGGTCCGCGACAACCTCACCTTGCCGCTGCGCTTCTCCGGCGTACCGGTGGACGAGGCGTGGCTGGCCCAGGTCGTGCGGGAGGTCGGCCTGACCGACCGGCTCACGCATCGGCCCAGCGAGCTGTCCGGTGGTCAGCAGCAACGGGTCGCGATCGCACGGGCGCTGATCACCCGGCCGGAGGCGGTGTTCGCCGACGAGCCGACCGGAGCACTCGACTCGCGGACCGGCAAGCAGGTGCTGCAGCTGATGCGTTCCTTGGTCGACTCGCTCGGCCAGACGATCCTGATGGTGACGCACGACCCGATCGCCGCGTCGTGGGCCGACCGGGTCGTCTTCCTGGCCGACGGCAGGCTGGCCGGCGAGCTCACCGAGCCGACCGCCGACACCGTCGCCGCGCACCTGACCCACCTCGGGGAGTGGTGA
- the prcB gene encoding proteasome subunit beta, with the protein MTFDASGRLPEAFLTPGGSSFMDFLAGHAPDLLPGRRSLGTGDLSKDVPHGTTIVAATFDGGVVMAGDRRATMGNIIAQRDIEKVFPADEYSCVGIAGSAGLAIEMVRLFQVELEHYEKLEGTTLSLDGKANRLSALIRGNLPMAMQGLAVVPLFAGFDHDLSGGRIFSYDPTGGRYEEQAFHSVGSGSLFARGSLKKLYREGMTATECVTATIQALYDAADDDSATGGPDMARRIFPVIGVVTADGYQRLPEAEVGEIVDTVVGARLQRPDGPAAPLS; encoded by the coding sequence ATGACATTCGATGCCTCCGGCCGGTTGCCGGAAGCCTTCCTGACCCCAGGTGGCTCGTCGTTCATGGACTTCCTGGCCGGGCACGCGCCCGACCTCCTGCCCGGACGGCGGTCCCTGGGGACAGGTGACCTGTCCAAAGACGTCCCGCACGGTACGACGATCGTCGCGGCCACCTTCGACGGTGGTGTCGTGATGGCCGGCGACCGGCGCGCCACGATGGGCAACATCATCGCCCAGCGTGACATCGAGAAGGTGTTCCCCGCCGACGAGTACTCGTGCGTCGGGATCGCCGGCTCGGCGGGCCTCGCGATCGAGATGGTGCGGCTGTTCCAGGTCGAGCTCGAGCACTACGAGAAGCTCGAGGGCACCACGCTGTCGCTCGACGGCAAGGCGAACCGGCTCAGCGCGCTGATCCGGGGCAACCTGCCGATGGCGATGCAGGGCCTCGCGGTCGTGCCGCTGTTCGCGGGCTTCGACCACGACCTGTCCGGTGGCCGGATCTTCTCCTACGACCCGACCGGTGGGCGGTACGAGGAGCAGGCCTTCCACAGCGTCGGCTCGGGCTCGCTGTTCGCCCGCGGCTCGCTGAAGAAGCTCTACCGGGAGGGGATGACGGCGACCGAGTGCGTCACGGCGACCATCCAGGCGCTGTACGACGCGGCCGACGACGACTCCGCGACCGGTGGGCCGGACATGGCCCGGCGGATCTTCCCGGTGATCGGCGTGGTCACGGCCGACGGCTACCAGCGGCTGCCCGAGGCGGAGGTCGGCGAGATCGTCGACACCGTGGTCGGCGCGCGGCTGCAGCGTCCCGACGGCCCCGCCGCCCCGCTCTCCTGA
- a CDS encoding MerR family transcriptional regulator, with amino-acid sequence MLIGELSSRTGVSRRMIRYYEQQGLLESARGTNGYRQYDDQAPAVVGHIKNLLAAGLPTATIAGLLQCVHGDPARPVLSGCPGMVDGLQAERARVAAEISRLNTSQEVLDILLEAAVHGPR; translated from the coding sequence ATGCTGATCGGTGAACTGTCGAGCCGGACCGGCGTGAGCCGCAGGATGATCCGGTACTACGAACAGCAGGGCCTGCTCGAGTCGGCCCGCGGCACCAACGGCTACCGCCAGTACGACGACCAGGCGCCGGCCGTCGTCGGCCACATCAAGAACCTGCTGGCCGCGGGCCTTCCGACCGCGACGATCGCCGGGCTGTTGCAGTGCGTGCACGGCGATCCGGCCCGGCCGGTCCTGTCCGGCTGCCCTGGCATGGTGGACGGTCTGCAGGCCGAGCGGGCTCGCGTCGCCGCCGAGATCAGCCGGCTGAACACGTCCCAGGAAGTGCTCGACATCCTGCTGGAAGCGGCCGTCCACGGACCTCGGTGA
- the prcA gene encoding proteasome subunit alpha has translation MSTPFYVSPEQLMRDRADFARKGIAKGRSAIALQYADGILFVAENRSPALHKVAEIYDRMAFAAVGRYNEFENLRIAGVRLADMRGYSYDRRDVTGRALANAYAQTLGAIFSSGGEKPLEVEILVAEVGSTSAEDQIYRLTYDGSIADVRGYAVMGGPAEQVAEYVGEHYSDGISLAGALRLAVDALGHDSSDVRQLEPDQIEVAILDRTRTQVRKFKRISEETLARILSESRPDTAPSEPSAHTEGAEPVNGGSYESSSTDDAGDDDAPIAPPEDPEDNKPL, from the coding sequence ATGAGCACTCCTTTCTACGTCTCACCCGAGCAGCTGATGCGGGACCGGGCGGACTTCGCCCGGAAGGGCATCGCCAAGGGCCGCAGCGCGATCGCGCTGCAGTACGCCGACGGCATCCTGTTCGTGGCCGAGAACCGGTCGCCCGCCCTGCACAAGGTGGCCGAGATCTACGACCGGATGGCCTTCGCGGCCGTCGGGCGGTACAACGAGTTCGAGAACCTGCGGATCGCCGGCGTGCGCCTGGCCGACATGCGCGGGTACTCCTACGACCGTCGCGACGTCACCGGCCGTGCCCTGGCCAACGCGTACGCGCAGACGCTCGGCGCGATCTTCTCCTCCGGTGGTGAGAAGCCGCTCGAGGTCGAGATCCTGGTCGCCGAGGTCGGCAGTACGTCCGCCGAGGACCAGATCTACCGGCTCACCTACGACGGCTCGATCGCCGACGTGCGGGGGTACGCCGTGATGGGCGGCCCGGCCGAGCAGGTCGCCGAGTACGTCGGGGAGCACTACTCCGACGGCATCTCGCTGGCCGGCGCGCTACGGCTCGCCGTGGACGCGCTCGGGCACGACTCCAGCGACGTCCGCCAGCTGGAGCCGGACCAGATCGAGGTCGCCATCCTCGACCGGACCCGCACGCAGGTCCGCAAGTTCAAGCGCATCTCGGAAGAGACCCTGGCCCGGATCCTGTCGGAGTCGCGACCCGACACCGCACCGTCCGAGCCGTCGGCCCACACCGAGGGCGCCGAGCCGGTCAACGGCGGCTCGTACGAGAGCAGCAGCACGGACGACGCCGGCGATGACGACGCTCCGATCGCCCCGCCGGAGGACCCGGAAGACAACAAGCCGCTGTGA
- the dop gene encoding depupylase/deamidase Dop, with the protein MSVRRIMGTETEFGISVPGQPGANPMLTSSQVVNGYAQTQPLARKTRWDFDEEHPLRDARGFDLSREVADSSQLTDEETGLANVILTNGARLYVDHAHPEYSAPECTNPRDVVVWDKAGELVIMEGARQARQIPGAPPLNLYKNNTDNKGASYGSHENYLMRRSTPFASIVRHLTPFFVSRQVVTGAGRVGIGQDGAGHGFQISQRADYFEVEVGLETTLKRPIINTRDEPHANPDRYRRLHVIIGDANLSEISTYLKVGTTSLVLSMIEDGWLTDDLSVDRPVTALHEISHDPTCTHLMTLKDGRKLTAVQLQTEYLEQARKYVEDKYGDDADRQTKDVLHRWEQVLDQLAIDPMLLADQLDWVAKLKLLQSYRDRDDLAWDDSKLALVDLQYADLRPDKGLYFKLVKAGRMQRIVTDEEIRMAVSHPPTDTRAYFRGRCMQQYAGQVAAASWDSVIFDLPGRESLQRIPTLDPLRGTKAHVGALLDQCDTASDLVRTITGGAAG; encoded by the coding sequence ATGAGTGTGCGGCGGATCATGGGGACCGAGACCGAGTTCGGGATCTCGGTGCCCGGCCAGCCCGGGGCCAACCCGATGCTGACCTCGAGCCAGGTGGTGAACGGCTACGCGCAGACGCAGCCGTTGGCGCGCAAGACCCGGTGGGACTTCGACGAGGAGCACCCGCTGCGGGACGCGCGCGGCTTCGACCTGAGCCGGGAGGTGGCCGACTCCAGCCAGCTCACCGACGAGGAGACCGGCCTGGCCAACGTCATCCTCACCAACGGCGCCCGGCTGTACGTCGACCACGCCCACCCGGAGTACTCCGCGCCGGAGTGCACGAACCCGCGCGACGTCGTGGTGTGGGACAAGGCCGGCGAGCTGGTGATCATGGAGGGCGCGCGGCAGGCCCGCCAGATCCCGGGGGCGCCGCCGCTGAACCTGTACAAGAACAACACCGACAACAAGGGCGCGTCGTACGGGTCGCACGAGAACTACCTGATGCGCCGGTCGACGCCGTTCGCGTCGATCGTGCGGCACCTGACGCCGTTCTTCGTGAGCCGTCAGGTGGTCACCGGCGCGGGGCGCGTCGGGATCGGCCAGGACGGCGCCGGGCACGGCTTCCAGATCAGCCAGCGGGCCGACTACTTCGAGGTCGAGGTCGGCCTGGAGACGACGCTCAAGCGGCCGATCATCAACACCCGCGACGAGCCGCACGCGAACCCGGACCGGTACCGGCGGCTGCACGTGATCATCGGCGACGCGAACCTGTCCGAGATCTCGACGTACCTGAAGGTCGGGACGACGTCGCTGGTGCTGTCGATGATCGAGGACGGCTGGCTGACCGACGACCTGAGCGTCGACCGGCCGGTGACCGCGCTGCACGAGATCAGCCACGACCCGACCTGCACGCACCTGATGACGCTCAAGGACGGCCGCAAGCTGACCGCCGTCCAACTGCAGACGGAGTACCTGGAGCAGGCCCGCAAGTACGTCGAGGACAAGTACGGCGACGACGCGGACCGGCAGACCAAGGACGTGCTGCACCGCTGGGAGCAGGTCCTCGACCAGCTCGCGATCGACCCGATGCTGCTGGCCGACCAGCTCGACTGGGTCGCCAAGCTCAAGCTCCTGCAGTCGTACCGCGACCGCGACGACCTGGCCTGGGACGACTCCAAGCTGGCGCTGGTCGACCTGCAGTACGCCGACCTGCGCCCGGACAAGGGGCTGTACTTCAAGCTCGTCAAGGCCGGCCGGATGCAACGGATCGTCACCGACGAGGAGATCCGGATGGCCGTCTCGCACCCGCCGACGGACACCCGCGCCTACTTCCGCGGCCGCTGCATGCAGCAGTACGCCGGGCAGGTCGCGGCCGCGTCCTGGGACTCGGTGATCTTCGATCTTCCGGGGCGTGAATCGCTGCAGCGGATCCCGACCCTGGATCCGTTGCGGGGCACGAAAGCGCACGTCGGAGCGCTTCTCGACCAGTGCGACACCGCGAGTGACCTGGTTCGCACCATTACTGGGGGCGCAGCCGGGTAG
- a CDS encoding FtsX-like permease family protein translates to MIVFAFAWSTVKSRRSGFAGAFIALFCGAALLSACGFLLQSGLLAGISPERYAGASVVVAADQKLAVAESPDSDFGDHVPLDANRLAEIAAVPGVARAVPDYSFRLTLAGKSGALVRGEEGGTPSGHGRSSVALGPLFVRDGALPTGRYDVALDRDAAAAGGYAIGDQVRLAVGSRPASYRLTGIVDPPSGSFREPVVLFTDEVARQLSGKPSQLYAVGVLAAPGVDRADLADAIEQRLGDSVTTATGDDRGKLEFQDSSAASGLLMAVAGSFGGIAAIVAMFVVAGTLGLSIQQRRREFALLRAVAATPRQVHRMIGAEILIVSLAASVPGAVLGYALVWLLRAAFVRIGVIPADYGLSLLPVPIVVAVLLSVLTARLAGWMSARRAVKIRPVEALGESSVETPQLGPVRTLIGLVLLGGGLVMCAVPVFVAGEVGTIVAATSSLVLVIAVALLGPRIVQGALTLVGPVLRRSGGASGYLAAANLTQNSRRVAGAVVPLVLAITIMVVQVSVGAAQVKEAGRQADQGVVADLVVAGAGAGLSPGLVDEIRAVPGVQTATAVTRGPATIRYTDLGDDAAQSVLGFPAQGVDATNLASTLDLDVRHGDLGRLEGPGTVALSESAAQQTRTGLGRQVELFLGDGTRLTPEVVAIYHNGMGFGDVTLPRDVLLDHLSTRLDDSVLVRAGSGVDAGALASALTQRFAGDVGVVLADRRTMAEAQQAGLDLNRWTNLILLAALFGYVAINVANSLVMSTTARRREFALLRLVGLGRRQVRRMMLVEAAVVIGVALVVSAVLCLPPMVGVTVGLSEGAKVIPAFSPVTTALTAGGVVLLGLLSIMLPTRRVLRHRPVDAIGLRD, encoded by the coding sequence GTGATCGTGTTCGCCTTCGCCTGGAGCACGGTCAAGTCCCGCCGGTCCGGTTTCGCCGGTGCCTTCATCGCCCTGTTCTGCGGTGCCGCGCTGCTGTCCGCGTGCGGCTTCCTGCTGCAGTCCGGTCTGCTGGCCGGCATCAGCCCCGAGCGGTACGCCGGCGCGTCGGTGGTCGTCGCGGCCGACCAGAAGCTCGCCGTCGCCGAATCGCCCGACAGCGACTTCGGCGACCACGTCCCGTTGGACGCGAACCGGCTCGCCGAGATCGCGGCCGTCCCCGGCGTCGCCCGGGCCGTGCCGGACTACTCGTTCCGTCTCACCCTCGCCGGCAAGTCCGGCGCGCTGGTCCGCGGCGAGGAGGGCGGTACGCCGTCCGGCCACGGCCGCAGTTCCGTTGCCCTCGGCCCCTTGTTCGTCCGGGACGGCGCGCTGCCCACCGGCCGGTACGACGTCGCGCTCGACCGCGACGCCGCGGCGGCCGGCGGCTACGCGATCGGTGACCAGGTCAGACTCGCGGTGGGGTCGCGGCCGGCGTCGTACCGGCTGACCGGCATCGTCGACCCGCCGAGCGGATCCTTCCGGGAGCCGGTGGTCCTGTTCACCGACGAGGTGGCCAGGCAACTGTCCGGCAAACCCAGCCAGCTGTACGCCGTCGGTGTGCTGGCCGCGCCGGGAGTCGACCGGGCGGACCTGGCCGACGCGATCGAGCAGCGCCTGGGCGACTCGGTGACCACGGCGACCGGCGACGACCGGGGCAAGCTGGAGTTCCAGGACTCCTCGGCCGCTTCCGGCCTGCTGATGGCGGTGGCGGGCTCGTTCGGTGGCATCGCGGCGATCGTCGCGATGTTCGTGGTGGCCGGCACGCTCGGGTTGTCGATCCAGCAGCGGCGGCGTGAGTTCGCGCTGCTCCGTGCGGTCGCCGCGACACCGCGACAGGTGCACCGGATGATCGGCGCCGAGATCCTGATCGTGTCGCTCGCCGCCTCGGTGCCTGGCGCGGTGCTCGGCTACGCGCTCGTGTGGTTGCTGCGCGCGGCCTTTGTCCGGATCGGCGTGATCCCGGCCGACTACGGCCTGTCGCTGCTGCCCGTCCCGATCGTGGTCGCGGTGCTGCTGTCGGTCCTGACGGCCCGGCTGGCCGGCTGGATGTCGGCTCGCCGCGCGGTCAAGATCCGCCCGGTCGAGGCGCTGGGGGAGTCGAGCGTCGAGACGCCGCAGCTCGGTCCGGTCCGGACCCTGATCGGGCTCGTCCTGCTGGGCGGCGGCCTGGTGATGTGCGCGGTTCCGGTGTTCGTCGCCGGTGAGGTCGGCACGATCGTCGCGGCGACCTCGTCGCTTGTCCTGGTGATCGCCGTGGCGCTGCTCGGGCCGCGGATCGTGCAGGGCGCACTCACGCTCGTCGGTCCGGTCCTGCGGCGTTCCGGCGGTGCGTCGGGCTACCTGGCCGCGGCCAATCTCACCCAGAACTCGCGGCGGGTGGCCGGCGCCGTCGTACCGCTCGTGCTGGCGATCACGATCATGGTGGTCCAGGTCTCGGTCGGTGCCGCGCAGGTGAAGGAGGCCGGCCGGCAGGCCGACCAGGGCGTGGTGGCCGATCTCGTCGTGGCCGGCGCGGGGGCGGGACTCTCGCCCGGCCTGGTCGACGAGATCCGCGCGGTGCCCGGCGTACAGACCGCGACGGCGGTGACCAGAGGGCCCGCGACGATCAGGTACACCGACCTCGGTGACGATGCGGCGCAGTCCGTGCTGGGCTTCCCTGCGCAGGGCGTGGACGCGACGAATCTGGCGAGCACGCTCGACCTGGACGTTCGTCACGGCGACCTCGGGCGGCTCGAGGGGCCGGGGACCGTCGCGCTGAGCGAGTCTGCGGCGCAGCAGACCCGGACCGGGCTGGGGCGCCAGGTCGAGCTGTTCCTCGGGGACGGTACGCGGCTGACACCTGAGGTCGTGGCGATCTACCACAACGGCATGGGCTTCGGTGATGTGACCTTGCCGCGCGACGTACTGCTCGATCACCTGTCCACACGGCTGGACGACTCGGTGCTCGTCCGCGCCGGATCCGGCGTCGACGCGGGCGCGCTGGCTTCGGCCCTCACCCAGCGGTTCGCGGGTGACGTCGGGGTGGTGCTCGCGGATCGCCGGACGATGGCGGAGGCCCAGCAGGCCGGCCTGGACCTCAACCGGTGGACGAATCTGATCCTGCTCGCCGCGCTCTTCGGGTACGTCGCGATCAACGTCGCCAACAGCCTGGTGATGAGTACGACGGCCCGGCGGCGTGAGTTCGCGCTGCTCCGGCTGGTCGGCCTCGGCCGGCGGCAGGTCCGCCGGATGATGCTGGTCGAGGCGGCCGTGGTGATCGGTGTCGCGCTCGTGGTCAGTGCGGTGCTGTGTCTGCCGCCGATGGTGGGCGTCACGGTCGGGCTGAGCGAGGGGGCGAAGGTGATCCCGGCGTTCTCGCCGGTCACCACCGCGCTCACCGCGGGTGGAGTGGTGCTGCTCGGGCTGCTCTCGATCATGCTGCCCACGCGTCGGGTGCTACGCCATCGACCGGTGGACGCCATCGGCCTCCGCGACTGA
- a CDS encoding SDR family NAD(P)-dependent oxidoreductase, which produces MTDDNTVEGADMPGVVVIGAGPGIGQAVGRRFARERLPVALISRRLVDVEGTLALAADSTDEAALTSALDKAVAEHGTPDVVVYNAAKIAADRIGDLTLREHQDAWAVNVGGAITAAAHLAPAMITNGGGSFLITGGMPETKPDYVSLSLGKAGVRALVSLLDQTYGAGGLHAATVTVYGSVAPGTAFDPDAIAEEYWALHRQPRDEWIHELDYTGSV; this is translated from the coding sequence ATGACAGATGACAACACGGTCGAGGGAGCAGACATGCCGGGCGTTGTGGTGATCGGTGCGGGGCCGGGGATCGGGCAGGCGGTCGGGCGCCGGTTCGCGCGGGAAAGACTGCCGGTGGCGTTGATCTCCCGGCGGCTGGTTGACGTGGAAGGAACGCTGGCGCTGGCCGCCGACAGTACCGACGAGGCCGCGTTGACGTCCGCGCTGGACAAGGCCGTCGCCGAGCACGGGACGCCTGACGTGGTGGTCTACAACGCGGCGAAGATCGCCGCGGACCGGATCGGCGACCTGACCCTGCGCGAACACCAGGACGCCTGGGCGGTCAACGTCGGCGGCGCGATCACCGCGGCCGCCCATCTCGCGCCGGCCATGATCACGAACGGTGGTGGCTCGTTCCTGATCACCGGCGGCATGCCCGAGACCAAGCCGGACTACGTGAGCCTCTCGCTCGGCAAGGCCGGCGTCAGGGCGCTCGTGAGCCTGCTGGACCAGACGTACGGCGCAGGCGGTCTCCACGCCGCCACGGTGACCGTCTACGGCTCGGTGGCACCCGGTACGGCGTTCGACCCGGACGCCATCGCCGAGGAGTACTGGGCGCTGCACCGGCAGCCGCGGGACGAGTGGATCCACGAAC
- a CDS encoding NUDIX domain-containing protein, producing MTDENLMPSAPTPGVDGIVRPGDPKPWELLGEKNVYDGFLTVNLRRYRLPDGREADWDVFGPRQTAGVAGGITVLPLTPDGRIVAIRLFRAGPDQVVTNLPGGLIDPGEDPVDAGRRELQEETGYTCGSIEVVGWMWSAASSTYPKFVAVARDCRPTSAQALDDFEDIVPIELTVDELRRELRTPGAMTGTDAAYLALDHAGLL from the coding sequence GTGACGGACGAGAACCTGATGCCGTCCGCCCCCACTCCGGGGGTGGACGGCATTGTTCGCCCTGGCGACCCGAAACCCTGGGAACTGCTGGGCGAGAAGAACGTCTACGACGGATTCCTGACCGTGAACCTTCGGCGGTACCGGTTGCCCGACGGGCGGGAGGCCGACTGGGACGTGTTCGGTCCTCGGCAGACCGCGGGCGTGGCCGGCGGGATCACCGTGCTGCCGTTGACGCCCGACGGGCGGATCGTTGCCATCCGCCTCTTCCGGGCCGGCCCGGACCAGGTCGTCACGAACCTGCCCGGCGGGTTGATCGACCCAGGCGAGGACCCGGTCGACGCCGGCCGCCGTGAGCTGCAGGAGGAGACCGGCTACACCTGCGGCTCGATCGAGGTGGTCGGCTGGATGTGGTCCGCCGCCTCCTCGACGTACCCGAAGTTCGTCGCCGTCGCCCGCGACTGCCGCCCGACCAGCGCGCAGGCACTCGACGACTTCGAGGACATCGTCCCGATCGAGCTCACCGTCGACGAACTCCGCCGCGAACTCCGCACCCCCGGCGCAATGACCGGCACCGACGCCGCATACCTCGCCCTGGACCACGCCGGCCTGCTCTGA
- a CDS encoding ubiquitin-like protein Pup translates to MAKDGGGQQHKQPKRSTTEEEVEQVEASEDVAERKERLDEDVDSILDEIDEVLEENAEEFVRGFVQKGGE, encoded by the coding sequence ATGGCGAAAGACGGCGGTGGGCAGCAGCACAAGCAGCCCAAGCGTTCGACCACCGAGGAAGAGGTCGAGCAGGTCGAGGCGTCGGAGGACGTCGCCGAGCGCAAGGAACGGCTCGACGAGGACGTCGACTCGATCCTCGACGAGATCGACGAGGTGCTCGAGGAGAACGCGGAGGAGTTCGTCCGCGGCTTCGTGCAAAAGGGTGGGGAGTGA
- a CDS encoding GNAT family N-acetyltransferase, whose translation MLTTHWPLRNLRLTTDRLVLRPPTDEELSDIADVAAAGISRPGEHPFLRAWPDEPAARARGVVQQHWTHLGSWTPDEWDLELGVFRDGMPLGLVGLMGSEFRVLREVKTWSWLGLAHQRQGYGTEARSALLHLAFEGLDAVAARTEVFEDNSGSQGVSRKLGYRPDGISRDVLNGEPIVSDRLRLTREDWFAVERPKVEIAGLDECRDWFVDPS comes from the coding sequence GTGCTGACCACTCACTGGCCCTTGCGGAATCTCCGGCTGACGACCGACCGGCTCGTCCTGCGTCCTCCGACCGACGAGGAGCTGTCGGACATCGCCGACGTCGCCGCCGCCGGGATCAGCCGGCCGGGGGAGCACCCCTTCCTGAGGGCGTGGCCCGACGAGCCGGCCGCGCGGGCGCGGGGTGTGGTGCAGCAGCACTGGACCCACCTCGGATCGTGGACCCCGGACGAGTGGGACCTGGAGCTCGGTGTCTTCCGCGACGGCATGCCGCTGGGTCTGGTCGGCTTGATGGGCAGCGAGTTCCGGGTGCTGCGTGAGGTGAAGACCTGGTCGTGGCTCGGCTTGGCGCATCAGCGACAGGGGTACGGCACGGAGGCGCGGAGCGCGCTGCTGCACCTGGCCTTCGAGGGGCTGGACGCCGTGGCGGCGCGCACGGAGGTGTTCGAGGACAACTCCGGTTCCCAGGGCGTCTCCCGCAAACTCGGCTACCGGCCGGACGGGATCTCGCGCGATGTCCTGAACGGCGAGCCCATCGTGTCGGACCGGCTGCGGCTGACCCGCGAGGACTGGTTCGCCGTCGAGCGCCCCAAGGTCGAGATCGCCGGGCTCGACGAGTGCCGGGACTGGTTCGTCGACCCGAGCTGA